The Sphingosinicellaceae bacterium genome includes the window TCGCTGATCTCCCCGAGCGGTGACAGTGCGCCGCCGCCCGCGTTAACGAACAGCACGTCGATGCGCCCGAAGTCGGACCCGATCCGGCTGAACAATTGGTCCAGTTCGGAAAGCTTGGCGGAATCGACCTGTAATCCGGTTCCGCCCGGAATCTCGGCCAGCGCCGTGTCCAACACCTCCCGGCGCCGGCCGGTGATCATCACCGTCGCGCCTTCGGCCGCGAACAGTTTTGCCGTGGCAAGGCCGATGCCCGATGTGCCACCGGTGATCAGTGCGATCTTGCCTGTCAGTCTGCCCATGCGGTCCTCCCGTGCGAACTCGGAACGCGCGAAAGACGTCGGATCACGATGACCCGCCGTGCGGTTCACCAGGATAGACGCAACCGCTTTGGAAATCCCCACTGCCAAATCGTACAAACTTCGGTTAACGTCCCATTCCCAGGGGTGGGCACGACATTTGCGGGGATTTGCGGCATCGGTCTGGCTGGCGACTACCGCGGTGGCGATGCCAGCCGCGGGTGCCGTCACCGTCCCGCGCTTGGCGCTTCCGGCAGGGAGCCTGTCGACCGCGCTGACCGACCTGGCGAAGCAATCCGGCATCGACATCCTGTTTTCCGAAGCGCTGATCGGTGCTCGCTCAAGTCGCCCAGTGAACGGCAGGATGACTGTCGAGGCGGCGCTCGCGACCTTGCTGGCAGGCACGAAACTCGGCTTCCATCGCACCGGCGATGGGGCCTTCGTGATCAATGCGATTGCCGACGCGCCCGCACAGCCGCTCGAGCCGGTCGCAACCATTCCGGAAATCCTGGTCGTCGGTCATCGTGCGCAGAACGGCGATATCCGGCGCACCGAAGACGATATCCAGCCCTACCAGGTGTCGACCCGCCGCGAGATCGAGGACGCGCACAGCGGCGACATCCAGGGCTTCACCCGGTCGCGCCTGCCCGCGAATGCGCAGATCGCCAGCCCGGCGCAGGACTCCGGGACCGGCCTGGGTTCGACGCGGTCGGAGATCAACCTGCGCGGCCTCGGGCCGACGCAGACGCTGATCCTGGTCGACGGTCGCCGGATGCCCAGCTTGCCGGGGCTGCCCTACGCATTCGACCAGCCCGATATCAACGGCATCCCGATCAATGCGCTCGACCGGATCGAGACGCTGACCGCGACGGCGGGCGGCATCTACGGCCCCGGGGCAACCTCGGGCGTCGTCAACCTGATCCTCAAGCGTGACTATCGCGGCGCGGAGGCTAGCATCACCAGCGGGCTGACGACGCGCGGTGACGCGCCCGAGCTACGCCTGGAAGCGCGCCTCGGGTTCACGCCGGACCATGGTCGGACCGACATCATGTTTGCGTTCAGCCGCAGCATCAGCGGCGACCTGCGCGACGGTGATCGCGACTTTGCCGAGCGCGCGCGACGCCAGCGCTATGCGAACGATCCGGAGGCAGCGCTCGGCGATCTGCCGATCGGGAATGCGATCAACATCGTTGCCGACGAGAACCTGGTGCTCAAGTCCGAGCAGGGCGGCATTGCTCTTGGCAGTCGGATCACGTCGCTGCCGGTCGGGCTCGACGGTAACGCGAGCCAGCGGAACGCCTTGCTGGCCGCCAATGCGGGACGGATCGATCTCAGCCTACCCAACACGGCCAACGGCGCCCGCGATGATATTGTCAGCCGGCCAAGCCGGCGCGCCATCCTGTTCAACGCGCGGCATCGTTTCGGAAGTTCGGGAATCGAGGCGATAGTTGATGTCATCGATACCCGTGACGATGGCCGGCTGAACGGCCCAGCCAATGTCATCGACAGCACCATATCCGCTGACAATCCCACCAATCCGTTCCAGCAGGATGTCCGCCTGTCGCTGCCGATCGATCAATTCAATTCGGTGACGTCGTTCCGCATCCACGTCCTGCGCTACACCGGCGGTCTGGTGATCCCACTGCCATGGCAGTGGCGTGCCAATCTGGAATATACTGGCGGCTTGGCCACGAGGGTTTTCCGGGACAGATCCACCGAGATCAGCGGTAATTTCTACGCCTATCGACTAGGCATCCCCGAAGAGGGCCAGCCGCCACTGGACCCGTTCGGCAACTGGGCCGAGTTCGTCGGCAATCTAAGAAGTTATGTCGGTGTCTTGAAGACCGAGCTCTCGCAGACCAGCCACCTCGCCGACGGCACCTTGCGCATGGCCGGGCCGCTCACCGTACTTCCCGGCGGCACCGCCACACTGACGGTTCTCGCGGAACAGCGCCGCGAGCGGCAGCCCGCAGGCGTCTATAATTACAATTCTGCCGACAGTATGTTTCAGTCGAATACCCCCCGGATCGCGCAGCAGACCCGATCGCTATCGGGCGAACTCCGGCTGCCGGTATCGGGCCAGGGCGGCTGGCTCCGTGAACTCGACCTGCAGCTCGCGGTGCGCGCTGACCAGGTCGAAACGACGCTTCCCGCGACCGTCATACCCACCGCGGTGAACGCGCTGCCGTTCAACAACCGCAACACGGCGCTCGCCTACACGCTGGGTGCCCGGTTCAAGCCGCTCGACGGCTTGATGGTGCGCGCAAGTGCCTCGACCGGGGTGTTGCCGCCATCGATTGCGCAGTTCGGATCGCACATGGGGCTTGCGGCGAGCAGCGATCACGACCCCAAGCGGGGTGGCGAGCAACTTGGCAGCGAAGAATTGTACACCCTTGTCCAGGGTGGCTCGGCCACATTGAAGCCCGAGCGGGCGCGGAGCCTTTCGGCCGGTGTCGTCCTGACCCCGTTCGGCGACCAGGGGCTTCGGGTCTTGGCGGATTTCACGCGCATCGACAAGCGGAACGAAATCGGCGCGATTCCGGGCGTCACCGTCGCTGGCCTGCTGAGTGACGAGGCAAAATACCCGGACCGGATTACGCGCGCTCCGCTCTCCGCCGGTGACGCCGCGCTTGGCTATACAGGCGGCATCGTGACCCGCATCGACCTGACCTCCGCCAATATCGCGCGCAGCCGCATCGACGCCGTCGATCTTACGCTCGACATGCCTTTCCAGACTCGGCGCTACGGCAGTTTTCGCGTTTACCTGAGCGCGACGTGGCAACCGACGTACTGGCAACAGGCCGAAGCCGGCCAGCCGCTGCGGCAGCGGATCGGCTACAGCGACGGGCCACTGGCCTGGCGCGGCAATGGCGGCGTCGACTGGTCGTCAGGCCGGCTGCGGCTCGGATTGAATGGACAGTTCTACTCGCACTACCGGGTCATCACATCGGATGATGCCCAGCCGGACGAGCAACTGCTCATTTATCAGGGTCGGTCGCATATTCCCGCGCAATTCTACCTCGACCTCTCGGGAGCGTACACGTTCGTCGACGGCGCGGGCGGGCTCGTGCCGCGCGGCACGCAACTGCGCGTCGGCATCCTGAATATCCTCGATCACCGGCCGCCGACCGTCGCCGAACCCTATACCCAGGGCTACAGCTACTACGGCGACCCGCGCCGCCGGCGCTTCGAACTGACTATCACAGTGCCACTCAGCAGTTGATATGGCGGGGAGTGAGGATTTCCGCGCTGCGTGCGTCATCCTAGGCGCCACCACAGGGACACCGAAGCCACGCTCGCACTCGCGCCTTGCCCGACCAAACGATTCGACCCCGTGTGCGTTACCGCTCAATATAGGTCCATGACGGGGGGGCCGAACGTGGCAGCAGCAATGCCGATTAGTGCGCAGGACGTGGTCGCCTTTCGCCCGGCGCTGGTCCGCTTCTTCCGCCGCAAGCTGCGCGACATCAACGACGTCGAGGATCTCGTTCAGGAGGTCTTCGTGCGGATTGCGGCGCGCCAGGGCGGCGAGGTCGAGAACCTTGGTGGCTATGTCTTCCAGACCGCCGCCAGCGTGCTTGCCGACCGCCATCGCCGCCGCACCGTCCGCCACGCCGACGACCAGGTGCCGTTCGACAGCGAGCGTCACAGTGGCACCGATTTCGATGCGGGGCGGGTCGCCGAGAACCGTCAGGCGTTGCAGGCTGTGGCGGCAGCACTGATGAACCTGCCCGAGCGGACGCGGACGATCTTCGTCCTGCGTCGCCTGGAAGGACAGAATTACAAGGATATCGCAGTGCAGTTCGAGATTTCGGTGAGCGCCGTCGAAAAGCACATGGCGCGCGCCGTGCAACATCTGATGACCTCGCCCGGGTGTGTCGCGTGATCCGCGAAGCCCTTACCCTCGAGCACCTGCAGAGCCTGCCCTCTGGAGAGGCAGCGGCGCTGCTGCTGGTCCGGCAGGACATGGCGGACGAAAGCGACCACGGTGACGACGGCGACGACCACGTCTTCATGCCGTGGCTCGAAAGCGATCCCGCCAACGGTGCGGCGTGGGCCCGCGCCTGCCAGTTATGGGAGCAGGTCACGCCCGATGCGCCCGAGCTCCAATCGCTGCGCGCCGCGCCTGCGGCACCAGTCGCACCCCGTAGCCGCGCTCCGTGGCGGTTCGCGATCGCTGCCTCGGTCGCCGTTGCACTGGTTGGCGGCGCGACCTTCCTCGCTCGCTGGCCGGACGGTCCGACGGCGACCCAGGTTGCCGGCGCGGGCGTCGTGCCGGTGATGCTCGCGACCGGGCGCGGCGAACGGCGCAGCTTTGCACTGGCCGATGCCAGCAACGTCACGCTCAACACAGACACCGCATTGCGGGTCGTGTTCAGCCCCGGCGGCGACCGTCGCGTCGAGTTGTTGCACGGGCAGGCGGTGTTTGCCGTCGCTCACGACGCCTCACGGCCGTTTATCGTCGCCGTCGGGGAACGTTCGGTGACCGCGCTTGGAACTCGCTTCGAGGTCCGCGCCGATCCGGGCTTGATGCGTGTCGTCCTGGTCGAGGGCAGCGTCGCGGTCCGCACCGGTGGCCCGCCGATCTTCCTGGTGCCCGGCCAGCAGCTCGTGGCGCGCGGCGACAGCCCGCCCGTGGTGAGCGCTGCCGATGTCAGTGCCGTCGGCGACTGGCAGCGCGGCGTCGTCACCTTTCACGACACGCCGCTGTCGGCCGCCGCCGCCGAACTCAACCGCTATGCCGCGACGCCGCTGCGCGTTCGCGATCCCAAGGTCGCCGGCTACCGGGTCAGCGGCAGCTTCCGCACCGACGACGCCGCGCGCTTCGCCCGAACGGTGGCCGAAATCTATCCGGTGCGTGTCGTCGCGGTCGGCACCGATCTCGAAATCGTTGCTGCCAAGTAATTCGCGCACCGCCCGCTTTGTCGGTCGGGTTTTCAAGCGGGCCTGCGTCTAATCCTGCGAGCCCCAATCGAGGGCATCGCGTAGTACCACTCCAATAGCTGCATCGACCGACACGGTAGCCTGCTCGACTATGCCGACGGCGCCTCGCGGCGCGCAGTTCTGGCCGGCGAGCTGACCGTTGCCAGCGGCGTCGCTCGCATTTCTCGACCCGGGCCGCCGTCCCAGTTCCCTCAGCTCCGCTGAAAAGACCGGCGATGAGCACGATCACGACAAAGGACGGCACCTCGATCTCCTCCAAGGATTGGGGAGCGGGCCCAGCCGATCGTCTTTCATCACGGCTGGCCGCTGAGCGCCGACGACTGGGACAGGCAGATGCTGTTGTTCCGGGCAGAGGGCTACCAATAGGAGCGATATGATACGTCTGGCAAGCGACCCCTATGCAGACATTAGTAGCTTATTCAAATCAGCCATTCATTCATGCCGGAAAGCGACCGAGGTCTCAAAAGCTGCGTTGGCTCTTGTCTGTGGACGTTCGCCGGGAACCGCGATCGGTGTGAAGGGTCCTTGTGCCGAGGAGAACGTGCATGTTGTCAGGATCACGATCGGGCGGACTACCAGCAGGGTGGGCCGCGGGGCTTTCAATCGGCGCAGTCGTCGCCGCCTTACTCGTTGGCAAGCGCGCAAGCCCCTCGCCGGACCATCCGCGAACCCAGCGCTGGTACAAGCGCCTCGAGAAGCCCGAGTTTACGCCACCAACGCCGATCTATCCAATTGCGTGGACCGCGATCGAGGCATCGCTGGCATACGGGGGTTATCGTCTGCTTCGATCTGAGCCATCACCAGAGCGCACGAAAGCCCTCGCACTTTGGACTCTGAACCAGGTCGGTATCGGAGGCTGGAGCGAAGTGTTCTTCGGTCAACGTGCACCAGGTTGGGGTACGGTAGCCTCGGCAGGCCTCGGCGCGAGCGCCATCGCTTATGTCGCTGCGGCCAGGCAATCGGATCCTGTAGCAGCCGGCCTCGGCTTGCCCCTCGTGGCGTGGGTCGCGTTCGCGACGTTGCTGTCGGAGGAAATCTGGCGAAACAATGAACCCGACGAAAGCTGACCCAAGCTTGGACATTCAGAGGCAGTTGACCGCACCTTCGAAGCGCACGCTCGTTCAGGTAAACAACCGCTGCCGATTCCATCCGTCCGAGTGCCGTGCTCATGTGGCTGCGCGCGGAGCGCATCGATGGGTTGGTTGGGGTCGATCCGCCACTTGAACCCTCTTCGAGCGGCTCGATCAGCGCAGTGGAAGAAGCGCGCGAAGCCGCGGGGGTCGTGACTCGACAGGGCGCCCGAGATGCGTGTGCGCAGCAGGCGGGAGACCTTGGTGCGAGGGGGGCTAACGCTCAAAATTACAAAGGCCTATGGTCGTCACATGGCACAAACAGAAAAGCCACTGCGTGAGCAGATGACCGATGCGATGGATGCCATCAGCAAACAGTTGGACCTGTTACGATCAGGGCCAACCATCGGCGGCCCTTCCGACGACCGTAGCGTGATCGCGGAACTGGAAGCCGAGTTCGATGGGCTCAAAGAAGCTCGAGCTAACTTATGATCTGGAGACTGTTGGATCGATAGGCGATTACCCGTGGTCAGGGATGTCTGACGGTCACCAGCATCGTTTTGCAGCTGGCTACTTCCGCTAGCGAAACAACTAGGTCAGACGTCCGCGACTTAGGCGCACCCTGAAAATGACCGCTTCGCGCAAGCGACCCAGCTCCCGATACTTGGAGCCCAATTCGTGGTTCTCTACTCCATATTTTTATTCATTCGGGCTGGCATCAAAGATGCTCTCGACCCAGAAGCCGGCGAAGCTGTTGCCCGCTGGCTTGGCGGCCAGCGACAGCGAGCCAGCGAACAACGGCAGTCGATCAGGCGTCGGTGGAAACCGAGAAATCCATCGCGGCGAGGTCGGTCAGCAGGTCGGGGCCGGTCGGCTCCCATCCCAGCCGCGCGCGCGTCCAGGCGTTCGAAGCGGTCATGTCCAACCCAGCAAATGGCGCCATCCAGCCGAAATAGTGCTCGAGCTCGTCGGCCGCGACCGAGCGGACCGGCAGGCCAGTACCCTTTCCGAGCGCCTCGGCAATGGCGCGTGCCGTAACACCTTCTTCCACCGACGCGTTGTAGCGCGCGCCCGGCTCGCCCTTCTCCAGCGCCAGTACGTAAAGCTTCGCCACGTCGCCGACATGCGCCGCAGACCAGCGCGTCTGTCCCTCGCCGAGATAGGCGACAGCCCCGGAACGGCGCGCCTCGGCGATCAGCGGCGTGATCAGCCCCGCCTTGGTGGTGTCGTGCACCTGCGGCAGCCGGATCGTGCGGACGTCGATGCGGCGGGCGGTCAGTGCCGCACCGGCGAGCTCGGTCGCGATGCGCGGGTTGGCGTGGCGCGGGTTGAGCACGTCCTCGGTCGCCGGACCGCCGTTCAACGGCGTGCCGATACCGACGCCCGACGTGATCAGGAGCGGCTTTTGCGTTCCCTCCAGCGCCCCGCCCATCGCGGCGATGTTGCGTCCGTCCTTCTTGGTGTTCTCGAAGAAGGTCTGGAAATTGTGATCGAACGCACAGTGGATCACCGCGTCGGCCGCTGCCGCGCCGCTGGCGAGCGTCTCGGGCCGTTCGAGGTCACCGCGATGGATTTCGACGCCGGCTGCCTCGAGTTGCCGGGCGCCGTCGTCGGAGCGAGTAAGGCCGAGTACCTGATGGCCTCGATCGAGAAGTTCGGGGATGACGTGCGAGCCGATAAAGCCGGTCGCCCCGGTTAGAAACACGCGCATGATGATCTCCTTCTTGCCGGGCGGCATATCGCAACCTGTCTCAAAGTGTTAAAGTAGTGACGTTATCATGGTATAACCCCTAACAGGATTGATGATGGCCAGCGAAGCGCCCAACCAACTCGGAGCCTATCTTCGCGATCGCCGCACCCGCCTCGACCCGGTGGCGCTGGGGTTCGGCAGCGACCGCAGGCGCACCCCGGGGCTGCGCAGGGAGGAAGTGGCGAGCCGGTCGAACATCAGCCCGACATGGTACACCTGGCTGGAACAGGGCCGCGGAGGTGCGCCCTCGGCCGACGTTCTCGACCGCATCGCCAAGGGCCTGATGCTGACCGAGCCGGAGCGCGAGCACATCTACATGCTGGGTCTCGGCCGTCCGCCGGAGGCGCGCTACCAGCCGGTCGACGGCATCGCCAAGGGCCTGATGCTGACCGAGCCGGAGCGCGAGCACATCTACATGCTGGGTCTCGGCCGTCCGCCGGAGGCGCGCTACCAGCCGGTCGACGGCATCAGCCCCCGGTTGCAGCGCGTGCTTGACGGGATGGTGCTGAGCCCGGCCATCATCAAGACGGCGATGTGGGACGTCGTCGGCTGGAACCGGGCGGCAGCGCTGCTGCTGACCGACTATGCCAAGCTGCCGCGCGAAGGACGCAACATCCTGCGCCTGATGTTTGGCAGCGACCAGGTCCGGCTACGGAACGAGGATTGGGACAGCATCGCCCGCTTCGTCGTCGGTGCCTTTCGCGCCGACGTGACGCGGGCGGGCGCCAACGCCAGCGCGGCCGCCACCGAGCTGGTCGCCGAACTGTCGCGCCTAAGCCCCGAGTTCGAGGCGCTGTGGCAGGACAATGACGTCGTCGCCCACGGCGAGGGGGTGAAACGCATCCATCATCCCGTCGCGGGGCTGCTGGCGATGGAGTTTTCTTCGTTCGCCGTGGAAGGGAGGCCTGAGCTTGGAATGATCATCTACAATCCTGCCACGCCAGCAGATGCCGAGCGTCTGCGATCGCTGCTGGACGTTCGCTAGAGCTGACCGCGATCGGATGAAGATGGTGGCCCAATCCTGGAAATCCCCGGTTGTTGTTCCGCTGCCAGAATTTGCCTTTCGTTCAACTCATTACGGCCGTGCATCTCGAAGCGTTGTAATGCTGTCACAGGCAGTCCCGGATCGTCAGATCGGAAGTGACAGCGCTGGATAATCGCATGGAAGGCGCTATGTGCGCGGCAATAAGGCGGTCCAAGGAAGCTCCAAATTCGACGTTTTGTAATGCGCAGGAATTCGATGCAGGCACCCGATGGGTTCGCACCGAAATGCCCACCCACACCGATATGTTCAGACTGACTAAATGGTCGATCTCGCGGCACCGGTCTTAGCGAGGTAGGACGGCCCGCTCCAGAGGAACAGGGCATCAGAGGTTTGCGATGAGTCTCACGGCTCGCCGTCGCGCCGACAGCCGCACTTGGCGGGCAGCCACTGCCGCCGAAGCTGACTTTAACAACAAAAAACAAACTCCCAAGGAAGAAGACATGACTCGTTCGAAGCTGAACCTCGCACTGCTCGCCGGCACGATACTCGGTGCCTTGCCCGCGCTCGCGCAGGGCGCCAACCAGACAGCGCCGACGTCATCGGCCACTCCCGCAGCCGCTCCTGCGCCCGACACCGCGCCGGATACGCAGGAAATCGTCGTTACCGGCAACGCCAACCGCGAGGGCATTCGCAAGCTCGACGCCAGCTACTCGATCTCGACCGCGTCGGCGGAGCAGATCCGCGAGGTCCAGCCGACCTCGACGGCCGACCTGCTCAAGATCGTGCCGGGCCTGTGGGTCGAAAGCTCGGGTGGTCAGGCCGGCGCCAACGTTTTCATCCGCGGCTTCCCGTCGACCGGCGATGCACCGTTCCTGACGGTCGAGATGAACGGATCGCCGATCATCGCGCCGTCGTCGCTCTCGTTCCTCGAAGACAGCTCGATCTTCCGGCTCGACGACACTGTCGAGCGCGTCGAAGTGCTGCGCGGCGGCCCGAGCCCGATCTTCTCGAACGGCCAACCCGGCGCCACCACCAACTTTATCTTGAAGGAGGGTACACAGGACCCGCATCTGTCGTTGCGTGCCACCTACGGCACCGAGGGCACCTATCGCGGCGATGTCGTGGCGGAGGGTCCGCTCGACGACAACACGACCTACATGGTCGGCGGCTTCTACCGCTATTCGAAGGGCTTCCGGCACACCGGCTTCGCGGGTGATCTCGGCGGCCAGTTTACCGGCAGCATCACCCACAAGTTCGATGCCGGCAAGATCACCGCTTATGCGCGCTACCTCGACGACAAGAACGCGTTCTACACCCCGATGCCGCTCCAGGAGACCAACGGTAAGTTCCACACCATCCCGGGCTTCGACGCGCGCACCGACACGCTGGTCGGCAAGGAAATCCAGAATACGCAGATCGAGACTGGCCCGAGCGTCAACGGCGGCCCAACGCAGAAGAAGGACGTCGATCTCGAGGACGGTCGCGGTTCGCGGCTCTACACGGTGGGCAGCACCTTCAATTATGACTTCGGCTTCTTCCAGCTGCAGAACAACGTCAACTTCACCAAGGGTCGGTCGAACACCTATGCGCTGTTCACGGGCAGCAACCCGCAGACCGTCGGCGAATATCTCGCCGGGCGCCCTGGCACCGTCACCTATGCCGATAGCGGCAAGGCGCTGAGTGCGGACCAGCAGACGATCCAGGCGGGTATCTGGGCGGTTTCCAAACACATCCAGAGCTTCACCGACGAACTCAAGCTGTCCAAGGAGATTTTCGAAGGCAACACGATCACCTTCGGCGGCTATTATGCGCACGTGAAGGATCATGACGTCTGGAATCTCGGCAACAACATCCTGCTCGCGCTCGAGCCGCAGGCGCGGGTGCTCAACGCGTCGCTGGTGGACGGTACTCAGCTGACCCGTAACGGCTTCACCGGTGCCAACACCTATGACGTCAACGCCTTTTACAAGAGCGACAACGTCGCTGGCTATGTCAGCGACGAGTGGAAGATCGGCAAGCTCCGGCTCGACGGTGGCGTGCGTGTGGAGCACGTGAAATTGCGCGATACCTACGAGAACAGCTCGACCGGCGATCTCGATAACAACCCGCTGACCGCCTACAACAACGGCGCGACCTACCTCAACGGCACTTTCTCCCGCGTGGGTTACTCGAAGACGCAGGTCAGCTGGACGGCGGGTGCGGACTATGCCTTCACTGGCCAGCTTAACGGCTTCCTGCGGGCCAACCACGGCGCGCTGCTGCCGCAGTTCGATGACCTGCGCGGTAACGCCACGAACACGCAGCTGATCAAGCCGCAGAGCGCCAACCAGTACGAGATCGGCCTCAAGACCGCGACGCCGCTTTACGACCTGTACCTGACCGGATTCTACAACAAGTTCCGCAACCTGATCTTCCAGGACATCCGCGTCATCGACGGCGTCGAGCAGAACTTCGTCGAGTTCGGCGGATCCCGCGCCTACGGTGTCGAGTTCGAAGCCGCGATCCGTCCCGTCGAGGGCTTCCAGCTCGCCACCCGCGGCGTGTACCAGAACGGCAAATTCCGTAACTTCGGCACCAACTCAGGCAACAACGTTAACCGTCAGCCACGATTCCAGATTGCGGCGATCCCGTCGTACACCTTCAAGACGAGCTGGGGCCAGGCACGCCTGTTCGGTACCTTTACGCATATCGGCAACCGCTTCGCCGACATCGAAAACCAGCAGCCGCTGGGCAGCTACAATACGGTCGATCTCGGTACCTCGATCGACATCAACGATCGCTTCTCGATCCAGGGCACCGTGGAGAACGTCACCAACAAGCTGGCGCTCACCGAAGGCAACGTCCGCACCGTCGGCGCCGCCGATCAGAACGGCTTCTTCCTGGGTCGCTCGATCTTCGGGCGTCACGCGACCGTCACCGCCGCCTACAAGTTCTGATCTGATCCGAACTGCTTGCCTGCCGGCCGGAGCCTCCACTCCGGCCGGTTCGTTTTATTCGAGGGACCGCCCATGACGTCGTTCTGCCGGTCGCTCGGTCTCCTGCTCGTCGTGTTTGCGTTGATCGGCGCCGCGCCTTATCCCGACGCCGCAAAGCGTGCCGTCGCGGTGTCGCGTGCGGCGGCAACTCCCGACGACGTCTATCGCGACCTCTACCGCGCGGTAGAGCTCGCGCACGTCTTCCCCGACAGCAAGACCTTCGCCGACATGATCCCGCGCGAGGCGCCCGGCGCGATCATGGCAGCCTACGCCCATGACGCCCCGCAAGGTCGTGACGCGCTCGCTGCCTTCGTTGCGCGCTATTTCCGCAAGGCCGGCGACGTCAGCCCCAAGGTCTCGATGCGCGAACACATAACTTCGCTGTGGCCGATCCTCGCGAAGCCGCCGCTGGCAGTTGTTCCCGGTGCCTCCTCCCTTCAGCTGCCGTATGCCTACGTCGTGGCGGGCGGCCGCTATCAGGAGATGTACTATTGGGACAGCTACTTCACGATGCTTGGCCTCAAGGCCGACGGCGAGCAGCCGCTGATCGACTCGATGCTCGCCAATTTCGTATCGGTGATCGAGCGCTATGGCCACATCCCCAACGGCACGCGCAGCTATTATCTCTCGCGCTCGCAGCCGCCGTTCCTAGCGCTGATGATGGACCTGTCCGACACCCACGAGCCGGCGATCGACCGACAGCGACTTGCCGCGCTTAAGCAGGAACATGCGTATTGGATGGCGGGGACGACCTGCCTCGATGCAGGCGGTTCCTGCCAACATGTCGTGCGGATGCCCGACGGCAGCCTGCTCAACCGCTACTGGGATGCGCGCGACACGCCGCGCGATGAATCCTATGCCGAGGACGTTGCTACCGCCGACGCTGCAGCACCCCGGCCTGCCGCCGAGGTGAATCGCGACCTGCGCGCGGGGGCGGAAAGCGGCTGGGATTATAGCTCGCGCTGGCTCCGCGACGGCCGTACGCTGGCCACTATCCACACCACAGACATCGTGCCGATCGACCTCAACAGCCTGTTGTGGAACCTGGAAAAGGCGGTCGCCGGGCGATGCAGGGCGATCGCCGACACAGTGTGTGCGGCCAGTTACGATCGGCAGGCTGACGTTCGCCGTCGCGCCGTCTCCACCTATCTCTGGTCCTCCAAAGATCGCCGCTTCACCGACTGGGATCGCTCGACCGCCAAGCCGACGTCCGCGATCAGTGCGGCGATCCTCTATCCGCTGTTTGTCGGCCTGGCGACGCCCGCTCAGGCCGACGCGACCGCCCGTCTCGCCAAGGCGGCCTTATTCGCCCCCGGCGGCCTGCGCACCACCACGGTCCTTACCGGACAGCAGTGGGACGAGCCCAATGGGTGGGCGCCGCTGCTCTGGATCGGCGTGCACGGGCTCGACCGAAGCGGCCACACTGCGCTTGCCGACGACCTCGCGCAGCGCTGGGTGAAAACGGTTTCGACGTTTTACGCGTGCACCGGTCGCATGGTGGAAAAATACGATGTCGACAGCGGCAAG containing:
- a CDS encoding TonB-dependent receptor, with amino-acid sequence MTRSKLNLALLAGTILGALPALAQGANQTAPTSSATPAAAPAPDTAPDTQEIVVTGNANREGIRKLDASYSISTASAEQIREVQPTSTADLLKIVPGLWVESSGGQAGANVFIRGFPSTGDAPFLTVEMNGSPIIAPSSLSFLEDSSIFRLDDTVERVEVLRGGPSPIFSNGQPGATTNFILKEGTQDPHLSLRATYGTEGTYRGDVVAEGPLDDNTTYMVGGFYRYSKGFRHTGFAGDLGGQFTGSITHKFDAGKITAYARYLDDKNAFYTPMPLQETNGKFHTIPGFDARTDTLVGKEIQNTQIETGPSVNGGPTQKKDVDLEDGRGSRLYTVGSTFNYDFGFFQLQNNVNFTKGRSNTYALFTGSNPQTVGEYLAGRPGTVTYADSGKALSADQQTIQAGIWAVSKHIQSFTDELKLSKEIFEGNTITFGGYYAHVKDHDVWNLGNNILLALEPQARVLNASLVDGTQLTRNGFTGANTYDVNAFYKSDNVAGYVSDEWKIGKLRLDGGVRVEHVKLRDTYENSSTGDLDNNPLTAYNNGATYLNGTFSRVGYSKTQVSWTAGADYAFTGQLNGFLRANHGALLPQFDDLRGNATNTQLIKPQSANQYEIGLKTATPLYDLYLTGFYNKFRNLIFQDIRVIDGVEQNFVEFGGSRAYGVEFEAAIRPVEGFQLATRGVYQNGKFRNFGTNSGNNVNRQPRFQIAAIPSYTFKTSWGQARLFGTFTHIGNRFADIENQQPLGSYNTVDLGTSIDINDRFSIQGTVENVTNKLALTEGNVRTVGAADQNGFFLGRSIFGRHATVTAAYKF
- the treF gene encoding alpha,alpha-trehalase TreF yields the protein MTSFCRSLGLLLVVFALIGAAPYPDAAKRAVAVSRAAATPDDVYRDLYRAVELAHVFPDSKTFADMIPREAPGAIMAAYAHDAPQGRDALAAFVARYFRKAGDVSPKVSMREHITSLWPILAKPPLAVVPGASSLQLPYAYVVAGGRYQEMYYWDSYFTMLGLKADGEQPLIDSMLANFVSVIERYGHIPNGTRSYYLSRSQPPFLALMMDLSDTHEPAIDRQRLAALKQEHAYWMAGTTCLDAGGSCQHVVRMPDGSLLNRYWDARDTPRDESYAEDVATADAAAPRPAAEVNRDLRAGAESGWDYSSRWLRDGRTLATIHTTDIVPIDLNSLLWNLEKAVAGRCRAIADTVCAASYDRQADVRRRAVSTYLWSSKDRRFTDWDRSTAKPTSAISAAILYPLFVGLATPAQADATARLAKAALFAPGGLRTTTVLTGQQWDEPNGWAPLLWIGVHGLDRSGHTALADDLAQRWVKTVSTFYACTGRMVEKYDVDSGKAGGGGEYPVQDGFGWTNGVTRTLLDRPGMAAAITSECPAGGIAPAPM